Proteins from a genomic interval of Rosa chinensis cultivar Old Blush chromosome 2, RchiOBHm-V2, whole genome shotgun sequence:
- the LOC112188705 gene encoding probable transcription factor GLK1 codes for MLIVSPLREQHKDENRGGDQMESFSIGANVVDFSEFSGGNLLDSIDFDDLFIGIDSEMDVLPDLEMDSEMLAEFSVSAGEESDFNTSPVSVEKWEEDNKASTAEEREDDHHQKVDSSGSGTTEFKYSSSDNSTHGGCGGGEEIVSKRDEIAGAVNKNTSSSPKETTDKARKSSSSSAQSKSSHGKRKVKVDWTPELHRRFVQAVEQLGVDKAVPSRILELMGIDCLTRHNIASHLQKYRSHRKHLLAREAEAASWTQRRQMYGSAAAAAGGGGVGVKRPSSEMGPWLAPPTMGFPPPMTPMHQHHHGHHPQFRPLHVWGHPTVDQSMMHMWPPKHLAPFPSPQPPPSWPPAPPPPPDNSYWHHHHQRVPANAVLTPGTPCFPRQMTTTHTPPATRFPAPPVPGIPPHPGMYKLDPGGLGAPGQSGPHPLVDFQPSKESIDAAIGDALSKPWLPLPLGLKPPSTDSVMGELQRQGIPKVPPSCA; via the exons ATGCTTATTGTATCGCCTTTGAGGGAGCAACACAAGGATGAAAACCGAGGAGGAGACCAGATGGAGAGTTTCTCAATCGGCGCCAACGTGGTGGACTTCTCGGAATTTTCCGGGGGGAACTTGCTTGACAGCATCGACTTTGATGACCTCTTCATTGGGATCGACTCCGAGATGGATGTGCTGCCCGATTTGGAGATGGACTCGGAGATGCTGGCTGAGTTTTCCGTCAGCGCTGGAGAAGAATCAGACTTTAATACATCGCCGGTATCAGTTGAAAAATGGGAGGAGGATAATAAAGCCAGTACcgcagaagaaagagaagacgATCATCATCAGAAGGTGGATTCTTCGGGTTCGGGGACTACAGAATTCAAGTACTCGAGCTCCGATAATAGTACGCATGGAGGATGTGGAGGAGGAGAGGAAATTGTTAGTAAAAGAGATGAAATCGCAGGAGCAGTCAATAAGAATACTTCATCGTCCCCGAAAGAAACTACAGATAAAGCTCGGAAGTCATCATCATCCAGTGCACAATCCAAGAGTTCTCACGGGAAGCGGAAAGTTAAg GTGGATTGGACGCCAGAACTGCACAGGAGGTTCGTGCAAGCAGTAGAGCAGCTAGGGGTGGATAAGGCAGTGCCTTCTAGGATTTTAGAGCTTATGGGAATAGATTGTCTCACTCGCCACAATATTGCAAGCCACCTTCAA AAATATAGATCACATCGGAAACATTTGCTAGCCCGTGAAGCTGAGGCTGCAAGCTGGACCCAGAGGCGGCAGATGTACGGttcagctgctgctgctgcaggcGGTGGAGGAGTAGGCGTCAAGAGACCTTCGTCCGAAATGGGTCCTTGGCTTGCACCACCCACCATGGGTTTCCCTCCTCCCATGACACCCATGCACCAGCACCACCATGGCCATCACCCCCAGTTTAGACCTTTACACGTATGGGGTCATCCGACAGTTGACCAATCCATGATGCACATGTGGCCCCCTAAGCACCTTGCTCCCTTCCCATCCCCACAACCACCGCCTTCTTGGCCTCCagctcctccaccaccaccggACAATTCATATTGGCACCATCACCACCAGCGT GTTCCTGCTAATGCAGTACTGACCCCAGGAACGCCGTGCTTTCCGAGGCAAATGACTACAACTCATACTCCTCCTGCGACG AGATTTCCCGCTCCACCTGTCCCAGGCATTCCACCGCATCCTGGCATGTACAAACTAGACCCCGGCGGGCTCGGTGCTCCTGGACAATCTGGACCCCATCCGCTTGTTGATTTTCAACCC TCAAAAGAGAGCATAGATGCAGCAATTGGAGATGCTTTATCGAAACCATGGCTGCCTCTTCCTCTTGGACTGAAACCTCCTTCCACTGATAGCGTTATGGGTGAACTACAACGACAGGGAATTCCCAAAGTACCGCCCTCCTGCGCTTGA